One region of Malania oleifera isolate guangnan ecotype guangnan chromosome 6, ASM2987363v1, whole genome shotgun sequence genomic DNA includes:
- the LOC131158027 gene encoding uncharacterized protein LOC131158027: MGQPQSPSALPPFPTPPPKDRETAGAAQKRKLPTARELISHYESQGMDAQEASLKVIDDLQNALFRVVTSGRGRKDKFMAETSRKLDTANTRLAILEMKVDSKPGYGETFAIGVASGAALKGIGSVLPNIVGAVGQIWDAVKSTTKSS, translated from the coding sequence ATGGGACAACCCCAAAGCCCAAGTGCTCTTCCTCCATTCCCAACGCCACCGCCCAAAGACAGAGAGACCGCCGGCGCGGCGCAGAAGAGAAAACTGCCGACGGCGCGGGAGCTGATATCTCACTACGAGTCCCAAGGGATGGACGCTCAGGAAGCCTCCCTGAAGGTTATCGATGACCTCCAGAACGCGCTCTTCCGGGTGGTTACCTCCGGGCGAGGGAGGAAGGACAAGTTCATGGCGGAGACTTCGCGGAAGCTCGATACGGCCAATACGCGCCTCGCGATTCTGGAAATGAAGGTGGATTCGAAGCCTGGGTATGGCGAAACTTTCGCGATCGGCGTGGCGTCCGGGGCGGCGCTGAAAGGAATTGGGAGTGTTTTGCCTAATATTGTTGGGGCCGTGGGCCAAATATGGGATGCTGTGAAGAGTACCACCAAGTCTTCATGA